The following proteins are co-located in the Parafannyhessea umbonata genome:
- a CDS encoding DUF4179 domain-containing protein, with the protein MAQAVASAALSATDATQGEKDGASRPDIRGKAACARRRPRFAVAAVAAGFALAVGLGGYAYASGQLVSVASAFDDVFLGSTPPTKVKNKVGRPVDAVATSDGVTISADAIMGDEHNYAVVYSIRRADGKPLGKVGTGANGTLTIDGKTLQADFDQSVDGTSGAGGESYFYDADPGDNAIQMVTKMTTDTSVIGATMRTSFRGITLQDSDYHTAGTIAMGSWDLKFKLNYQSDSVGLKPAGTLTVAGTGGSVRGVSVSPIGITIDYTVNDTEKAPASGRWSPKYLDLGDITVTMRDGTTMTVPSGAASSSEKDGKTVVSMGSFFDSVIDPGDVASVSFAGVTATA; encoded by the coding sequence ATGGCACAGGCCGTGGCCTCGGCCGCACTTTCTGCGACTGACGCCACGCAGGGCGAGAAGGACGGCGCAAGCCGCCCGGACATCCGCGGGAAGGCGGCGTGCGCGCGCAGGCGCCCGAGGTTTGCCGTTGCGGCCGTCGCGGCCGGCTTCGCGCTTGCCGTGGGGCTGGGCGGCTACGCCTACGCAAGCGGCCAGCTGGTGAGCGTGGCAAGCGCCTTCGACGACGTGTTCCTGGGTTCGACGCCCCCAACCAAGGTAAAGAACAAGGTCGGGCGCCCGGTGGACGCGGTCGCCACGAGCGACGGCGTGACCATCAGCGCAGACGCCATCATGGGGGACGAGCACAACTACGCGGTGGTCTACAGCATCCGCCGCGCGGACGGCAAGCCCCTGGGTAAGGTGGGCACGGGCGCGAACGGCACGCTCACGATCGACGGCAAGACCCTGCAGGCAGACTTTGACCAGAGCGTGGACGGCACGTCCGGCGCAGGCGGAGAGAGCTACTTCTACGACGCGGACCCCGGCGACAACGCCATACAGATGGTCACGAAGATGACGACGGACACGAGCGTGATCGGCGCCACCATGAGGACGAGCTTCAGGGGCATCACCCTGCAGGACAGCGACTACCACACTGCCGGCACCATCGCCATGGGCAGCTGGGACCTCAAGTTCAAGCTCAACTACCAGAGCGACTCCGTGGGCCTCAAGCCCGCGGGCACGCTCACGGTCGCCGGCACCGGCGGCAGCGTGCGGGGCGTGAGCGTGTCGCCCATCGGCATCACGATCGACTACACCGTAAACGACACCGAGAAGGCACCCGCAAGCGGCAGATGGTCGCCAAAGTACCTGGACCTGGGCGACATCACCGTCACCATGAGGGACGGCACCACCATGACCGTGCCCTCCGGCGCGGCCAGCTCGAGCGAGAAGGACGGGAAGACCGTGGTCAGCATGGGTTCCTTCTTCGACAGCGTGATCGACCCAGGCGACGTTGCGTCCGTCAGCTTTGCGGGCGTCACCGCGACGGCGTAG
- a CDS encoding helix-turn-helix domain-containing protein, with the protein MDFGDQIRGLRQGEGLTQEQLAQRLMVTRQAVSNWERGSNLPDIETLIRIATTFDVSLDRLILGREGNGRMDEKIKTNESQDARDAHGGAESGKLAEKLIRDGSEGRRARTNMATVAIGCALMVMGALCMFVKANSVEYVDAAGVLHENFFLVPMAWAFFLAGLLTVVAAGVSRLARASRERRG; encoded by the coding sequence ATGGACTTTGGCGATCAGATACGCGGCCTTCGTCAGGGCGAGGGCCTCACGCAGGAGCAGCTCGCGCAGCGGCTCATGGTCACGAGGCAGGCGGTCTCGAACTGGGAGCGCGGCAGCAACCTGCCGGACATCGAGACGCTCATACGCATCGCCACCACGTTCGACGTATCCCTCGACAGGCTCATCCTCGGAAGGGAAGGAAATGGCAGGATGGACGAGAAGATCAAGACGAACGAATCTCAGGACGCTCGGGACGCACACGGCGGCGCAGAAAGCGGCAAGCTTGCCGAGAAGCTGATCCGCGACGGGAGCGAGGGGCGCCGCGCGCGCACGAACATGGCGACCGTGGCCATAGGCTGCGCCCTCATGGTCATGGGAGCGCTCTGCATGTTTGTGAAGGCGAACTCCGTGGAGTACGTGGACGCGGCGGGCGTGCTGCACGAGAACTTCTTCCTCGTGCCCATGGCGTGGGCGTTCTTCCTGGCGGGACTTTTGACCGTGGTGGCGGCCGGCGTGTCGCGCCTGGCGCGCGCCTCGAGGGAGCGCCGCGGCTAG
- a CDS encoding YeiH family protein — MHKNLQSVRGILPGILACLAIAIPSWLAGRAVPVVGGAVFAILAGMVVALVWTRKGAADRGIRWTSKYVLQAAVVLLGFGMDLAVVVRTGAQSLPIIVCTITTALAIAWGLHRVLRIPSNISTLVGVGSSICGGSAIAATAPVIGADDDEVAQAISVIFFFNVLAAVLFPLLGKAIGFSTTSGGPFGIFAGTAVNDTSSVTAAAATWDSMWHLGSQTLDKAVTVKLTRTLAIIPITLALALRRAKAPASAAAAEGAAGEKNAPRAQSFSLRRAFPLFILFFVIASVVTTVALAAGAPSGLFQPVKELSKFLIVMAMAAIGLNSNVVKLVRSGGKPILLGAVCWAGITGASLLMQHVMGIW, encoded by the coding sequence ATGCACAAGAACCTGCAGAGCGTCCGGGGCATCCTGCCCGGCATACTGGCCTGCCTGGCCATCGCCATACCTTCGTGGCTGGCGGGCCGCGCGGTCCCCGTCGTGGGCGGCGCCGTCTTCGCGATACTCGCCGGCATGGTCGTCGCGCTCGTCTGGACTCGCAAGGGTGCGGCGGACCGGGGCATCAGGTGGACGTCCAAGTACGTGCTCCAGGCGGCTGTGGTGCTGCTGGGCTTTGGCATGGACCTGGCGGTCGTCGTGAGGACGGGCGCGCAGTCGCTGCCGATCATCGTGTGCACCATCACGACGGCCCTCGCCATCGCGTGGGGCCTCCATCGCGTGCTGCGCATCCCGTCCAACATCTCCACGCTCGTGGGCGTAGGCTCGTCCATCTGCGGCGGGTCGGCCATCGCGGCCACGGCGCCCGTGATTGGCGCGGACGACGACGAGGTTGCACAGGCCATATCGGTCATCTTCTTCTTCAACGTGCTGGCCGCGGTCCTCTTTCCGCTGCTGGGCAAGGCCATTGGCTTCAGCACCACCAGCGGAGGGCCCTTTGGCATCTTCGCGGGCACCGCTGTAAACGACACGTCTTCGGTCACCGCGGCCGCGGCGACGTGGGACAGCATGTGGCACCTGGGCTCCCAGACGCTCGACAAGGCCGTGACCGTCAAGCTCACGCGCACCCTCGCCATCATACCCATCACGCTGGCGCTCGCCCTGCGCCGCGCCAAGGCTCCCGCTTCCGCCGCTGCCGCGGAAGGCGCCGCGGGCGAGAAGAACGCGCCCCGCGCGCAGAGCTTCAGCCTCAGGCGCGCGTTTCCCCTGTTCATACTCTTCTTCGTTATCGCGTCCGTCGTCACCACGGTCGCTCTTGCAGCCGGCGCCCCCTCGGGCCTGTTCCAGCCGGTGAAGGAGCTCAGCAAGTTCCTCATCGTGATGGCCATGGCCGCCATCGGCCTCAACAGCAACGTCGTCAAGCTCGTGCGCTCCGGCGGCAAGCCGATCCTGCTGGGTGCGGTGTGCTGGGCAGGCATCACCGGCGCGAGCCTGCTCATGCAGCACGTCATGGGCATCTGGTAG
- a CDS encoding LysR family transcriptional regulator: MLDFRVRTFLTACDTLNFTKAAKELCITQPAVSQHIRYLEQEYGAPLFVHEGKATRLTDAGAQLRDAMRQMATDEARLRDRLARGTDAPRRVSFGVTMTVGEYAVATPLAAYLHRHPQRNVSVTLGNTQALLERLDAGDIDFALVEGNFDRSGRGTLPYSTEDFVAACAEGHEFAREPRTLSDLLTERLVVRERGSGTRAILEQSLALRNLRVEDFARRVQVGSMHGIIQLLRCDCGVSFLYRTAVEKDVRRGSLRLIDLEGFPLRHDFAFVWNAGSVFADDVARTCAELCELGRRGSQRGR, encoded by the coding sequence GTGCTTGACTTTAGGGTGAGGACCTTCCTGACCGCATGCGACACCCTTAACTTCACGAAGGCCGCAAAGGAGCTCTGCATAACCCAGCCGGCCGTGTCGCAGCACATCCGCTACCTGGAGCAGGAGTACGGGGCACCGCTCTTTGTGCACGAGGGGAAGGCGACGCGCCTGACCGATGCCGGGGCCCAGCTGCGCGACGCCATGCGGCAGATGGCGACGGACGAGGCCCGCCTGCGCGATCGGCTCGCGCGCGGAACGGATGCGCCCAGGCGCGTGTCGTTTGGCGTGACCATGACCGTGGGCGAGTACGCAGTCGCGACTCCCCTGGCCGCGTACCTGCACCGCCATCCCCAAAGGAACGTAAGCGTGACGCTGGGGAACACCCAGGCGCTGCTCGAGCGCCTCGACGCCGGCGACATAGACTTCGCGCTGGTAGAGGGAAACTTCGACCGGAGCGGGCGCGGCACGCTGCCGTACTCCACGGAGGACTTCGTGGCGGCGTGCGCGGAGGGCCACGAGTTTGCGCGCGAGCCGCGCACCCTGTCAGACCTGCTTACGGAGCGCCTTGTGGTGCGCGAGCGCGGGTCTGGCACGCGCGCGATACTGGAGCAGAGCCTTGCCCTGCGCAACCTTCGCGTGGAGGACTTTGCGCGCCGCGTGCAGGTGGGCAGCATGCACGGCATCATCCAGCTGCTGCGCTGCGACTGCGGCGTGTCGTTCCTGTACAGAACGGCGGTCGAGAAGGACGTGCGACGCGGCTCGCTGCGCCTGATAGACCTGGAGGGGTTTCCGCTGCGGCACGACTTCGCGTTTGTCTGGAACGCCGGCAGCGTCTTCGCGGACGATGTGGCGCGCACGTGTGCGGAGCTGTGCGAGCTGGGGCGCCGCGGGAGCCAGCGGGGACGCTAG
- the trxA gene encoding thioredoxin yields MEYRFTKENFESEVLKSDVPVLVDFYADWCGPCRAMMPVVEQLAGEYDGRVKVGKVNSDEQPELASAFNVMSIPSFFIIKDGKVVDQLMGGMPKEMLAQHIDAQL; encoded by the coding sequence ATGGAGTACAGGTTCACGAAGGAGAACTTCGAGTCCGAGGTGCTGAAGAGCGACGTCCCCGTGCTGGTGGACTTCTATGCGGACTGGTGCGGCCCCTGCCGCGCGATGATGCCGGTGGTGGAGCAGCTCGCAGGCGAGTACGACGGCCGCGTCAAGGTGGGAAAGGTCAACTCCGACGAGCAGCCCGAGCTTGCGTCCGCCTTTAACGTGATGAGCATCCCCAGCTTCTTCATCATCAAGGACGGCAAGGTCGTGGACCAGCTGATGGGCGGCATGCCGAAGGAGATGCTCGCGCAGCATATCGACGCGCAGCTGTAG
- a CDS encoding winged helix-turn-helix transcriptional regulator, translating to MAATSKNVDRTTADAAVKNLSPCAASADPSVTGSGCALRRVLDAVGGKWKILLIVALSQANELRYGELRRLVFGITNTMLASSLKELEADGLVRRTQYAEMPVRVEYSLTPQARELVPILMQLKDWGEKNL from the coding sequence ATGGCAGCTACCAGCAAGAACGTGGACCGCACCACCGCGGACGCAGCTGTGAAGAACTTGTCGCCCTGCGCCGCGAGCGCCGACCCCAGCGTCACGGGGTCTGGCTGCGCGCTGCGCCGCGTGCTCGACGCGGTGGGAGGCAAGTGGAAGATCCTGCTGATCGTGGCGCTCTCGCAGGCGAACGAGCTGCGCTACGGCGAGCTGCGCCGCCTGGTGTTCGGCATCACCAACACCATGCTGGCAAGCTCGCTCAAGGAGCTCGAGGCGGACGGCCTGGTGCGGCGCACGCAGTACGCCGAGATGCCGGTCCGCGTGGAGTACAGCCTGACGCCGCAGGCGCGCGAGCTGGTGCCCATACTCATGCAACTGAAGGACTGGGGCGAGAAGAACCTGTAG
- a CDS encoding MFS transporter: MAASDRGGARGKAGRAAGEKDGLIRPRQWLALAGLAVAAFVFNTSEFVPIGLLTDIGASFSLAEEGAAVMISVYAWGVMLMSLPLMVLASRVGFRRLMLGLLALFATGQFLCAVAPTFWLLVAARLVVAAAHSVFWAVVMVVAARVVDPRASSAAIGLVATGSSVAQIVGMPLGRAIGLALGWRMTFAAMGVASVATLAYLAVVFPSMGPGERFRLWQLPGLFRNRSLVTLYVVVVFLAAGQFAAYSYVEPFLLRVAGLPARGVTLALSAFGCAGLLGSVLFSRLYDGNRRVFLAASLLGESAALLLLLPAAASPASMVAALVGWGACQMGYGIAFQAVLIDFVRPEEATVAMAIYSGLYNLGIGGGTALGGVAAARLGVASVGVVGGMLVAAGTAVALALLLPRMRGSRAGAGPR; the protein is encoded by the coding sequence ATGGCGGCATCTGACAGGGGCGGCGCGCGTGGCAAGGCAGGGCGCGCCGCGGGCGAGAAGGACGGGCTCATCCGGCCCAGGCAGTGGCTGGCGCTCGCGGGACTCGCGGTCGCGGCGTTCGTGTTCAACACGTCGGAGTTCGTTCCGATCGGGCTCCTCACGGACATTGGCGCGTCCTTCTCGCTTGCGGAGGAGGGTGCCGCTGTCATGATATCGGTCTACGCCTGGGGCGTCATGCTCATGTCGCTGCCGCTCATGGTGCTGGCTTCCCGCGTGGGGTTCAGGCGGCTCATGCTGGGGCTTCTGGCGCTGTTTGCGACCGGGCAGTTCCTGTGCGCCGTGGCGCCCACGTTCTGGCTGCTGGTGGCGGCGCGCCTGGTGGTGGCGGCCGCGCACAGCGTGTTCTGGGCCGTGGTGATGGTGGTGGCCGCGCGCGTGGTGGACCCGCGCGCGTCGTCTGCGGCCATCGGGCTCGTGGCCACGGGGAGCTCCGTCGCGCAGATCGTGGGCATGCCGCTGGGGCGCGCCATCGGCCTTGCCCTGGGCTGGCGCATGACGTTTGCCGCCATGGGTGTGGCGTCCGTCGCCACGCTGGCCTACCTTGCGGTGGTCTTTCCGTCCATGGGGCCGGGGGAGCGCTTTAGGCTGTGGCAGCTGCCGGGGCTCTTTCGCAACCGGTCGCTCGTGACTCTGTACGTGGTGGTGGTCTTCCTGGCGGCGGGACAGTTTGCGGCGTACAGCTACGTGGAGCCGTTCCTGCTGCGCGTAGCTGGCCTTCCCGCGCGCGGCGTCACGCTGGCGCTTTCTGCGTTTGGCTGCGCGGGCCTGCTGGGAAGCGTGCTCTTCTCGCGCCTGTATGACGGCAACCGCCGCGTCTTTCTGGCTGCGAGCCTCCTGGGCGAGTCCGCCGCGCTTCTGTTGCTGCTGCCTGCGGCGGCGTCGCCGGCAAGCATGGTCGCGGCGCTCGTGGGGTGGGGCGCGTGCCAGATGGGCTACGGCATCGCGTTCCAGGCGGTGCTCATAGACTTTGTGCGCCCGGAGGAGGCCACGGTGGCCATGGCCATTTACTCTGGCCTGTACAACCTGGGCATAGGTGGCGGCACGGCGCTTGGCGGCGTTGCCGCGGCTCGGCTGGGCGTCGCGTCCGTCGGCGTGGTCGGTGGCATGCTTGTGGCCGCAGGCACCGCCGTGGCGCTTGCGCTTCTGCTGCCGCGCATGCGGGGGAGCAGGGCCGGGGCTGGCCCGCGCTGA
- a CDS encoding 3-hydroxyacyl-CoA dehydrogenase, which yields MDIKKVTVAGGGVLGSQIAFQSAYSGYDVTIWLRTEASIGRCQPKLDYLHATYLKTLDAMKESPAAYAYGLMPREDVTPQSCEDAKAKVEAAYKGIRLTTDWDEAFGDADLVIEAVAESVEQKEAFYTELAKHLPERTIIDTNSSTLLPSQFAEATGRPEKFLALHFANEIWSHPTAEVMRHAGTGDEAFEATIAFAASIRMIPLRVNKEQPGYLLNSMLVPFLNSAEALWANEVATPEDIDRAWTLGTGAPAGPFRILDIVGLTTAYNIGIMDPRSKDPNTVQGKITAKLKEKIDRGELGLNAGKGFYEYPKQ from the coding sequence ATGGACATCAAGAAGGTAACCGTCGCCGGCGGCGGCGTGCTGGGAAGCCAGATCGCGTTCCAGAGCGCGTACAGCGGATACGACGTCACCATTTGGCTGCGCACAGAGGCCTCCATCGGCCGCTGCCAGCCAAAGCTCGACTACCTGCACGCAACGTACCTCAAGACGCTCGACGCCATGAAGGAGAGCCCGGCCGCCTACGCATACGGCCTCATGCCACGCGAGGACGTGACCCCGCAGAGCTGCGAGGACGCGAAGGCCAAGGTCGAGGCGGCCTACAAGGGCATCAGGCTCACCACGGACTGGGACGAGGCCTTTGGCGACGCGGACCTCGTGATCGAGGCCGTGGCGGAGAGCGTGGAGCAGAAGGAGGCGTTCTACACCGAGCTCGCGAAGCACCTGCCCGAGCGCACCATCATCGACACCAACTCCTCCACGCTGCTGCCCTCGCAGTTTGCCGAGGCCACGGGCCGTCCGGAGAAGTTCCTGGCGCTCCACTTCGCAAACGAGATCTGGTCGCACCCCACGGCGGAGGTCATGCGCCACGCCGGCACCGGCGACGAGGCGTTCGAGGCCACGATCGCGTTTGCCGCGTCCATCCGCATGATCCCGCTGCGCGTGAACAAGGAGCAGCCGGGCTACCTGCTGAACTCCATGCTCGTGCCGTTCCTGAACTCCGCCGAGGCCCTGTGGGCCAACGAGGTCGCGACGCCGGAGGACATCGACCGCGCCTGGACGCTGGGCACGGGTGCCCCCGCCGGCCCGTTCCGCATCCTGGACATCGTGGGCCTCACCACGGCGTACAACATCGGCATCATGGACCCGCGCTCGAAGGACCCCAACACCGTCCAGGGCAAGATCACGGCAAAGCTGAAGGAGAAGATCGACCGCGGCGAGCTGGGGCTCAACGCGGGCAAGGGATTCTACGAGTACCCGAAGCAGTAG
- a CDS encoding ribonucleoside-diphosphate reductase subunit alpha, protein MVTKRDGRVEPYDRRKIGDAMQKALAEVGDGAAEDAGALEALLVAVEARLGSNDAQDVESIQDLVERTLMERGHYDAAKAYILYRHRRSELRAARHAICELAFPRAQDAAAGEGGASFSPDGTEGMSRALDAVLDGVSREFDPATYPLSALASKFAGFAKSSMGADERADALVRAAVELTSAEAPEWSHIAGRLLALVAAWRLRRQERARGIDGLYEKLRYLTDQGLYGSYMLEGYTRGEIELAATWIDDGRDDLLDYPGLDLLLKRYVVCSHDHVPLESPQEMFMGIALHLALREKADVRMGWVRRFYDMLSRLEVTMATPTLSNARKPHHQLSSCFIDTVPDSLEGIYRSVDNFAQVSKYGGGMGMYLGKVRAKGGSIRGFRGAAGGVVRWIRVINDTAVAVDQLGVRAGAVAVYLDAWHRDLPEFLQLRTNNGDDRMKAHDVFPAVCYPDLFWRMAQEDLDQPWHLMCPHDILVARGYALEDYFGDEWERRYLECVADPRIPKRTVTVKDIVRLVLRSAVETGTPFAFMRDAVNRANPNPHAGMIYCSNLCTEIAQNTSEIQSVSQEVVTEGGDTVIVTTTRPGDFVVCNLASLSLGRLPVEDDAYLARTVRTAVRALDNVIDLNFYALPYAKVTNRRYRSIGLGVSGYHHMLAKRGIGWETQAHLDFADDVFERINRHAIEASCELARERGAYEKFEGSDWQTGAYFGKRGYTSPAWRELAARVAKHGLRNAYLLAIAPTSSTSIIAGTTAGLDPVMRKFFLEEKKGAMLPRVAPELSPATWWYYKPAHYIDQTWSMRAAGVRQRHIDQAQSVNLYITNEYTMRQVLGLYLEAWRDGVKTIYYVRSKSLEVDECESCSS, encoded by the coding sequence GTGGTAACGAAGCGAGACGGAAGGGTCGAGCCCTACGACAGGCGCAAGATCGGCGACGCCATGCAAAAGGCGCTCGCGGAGGTGGGCGACGGCGCGGCGGAGGACGCCGGCGCGCTCGAGGCGCTGCTTGTGGCGGTGGAGGCGCGCCTGGGCTCCAACGACGCGCAGGACGTGGAGTCCATACAGGACCTGGTGGAGCGCACCCTGATGGAGAGAGGCCACTACGACGCCGCGAAGGCGTACATACTGTACCGCCACCGACGCTCGGAGCTCAGGGCCGCGCGGCACGCCATCTGCGAGCTCGCGTTTCCCCGCGCCCAGGACGCGGCTGCGGGCGAGGGCGGCGCGTCCTTCTCGCCCGACGGGACCGAGGGCATGTCGCGCGCGCTCGACGCCGTGCTGGACGGGGTCTCGCGGGAGTTCGACCCCGCGACCTATCCCCTCTCCGCGCTCGCGTCGAAGTTCGCCGGCTTCGCGAAGTCGTCCATGGGCGCGGACGAGCGGGCGGACGCCCTGGTGCGGGCCGCCGTCGAGCTCACGAGCGCCGAGGCTCCGGAGTGGTCGCACATAGCGGGCAGGCTTCTGGCACTTGTGGCGGCGTGGCGACTTCGCCGGCAGGAGCGCGCCCGCGGCATCGACGGCCTGTACGAGAAGCTCCGCTACCTCACGGACCAGGGGCTGTACGGGTCGTACATGCTGGAGGGCTACACGCGCGGCGAGATTGAGCTCGCGGCAACGTGGATCGACGACGGACGAGACGACCTTCTGGACTACCCCGGCCTCGACCTGCTGCTGAAGCGCTACGTCGTGTGCAGCCACGACCACGTGCCGCTGGAGTCCCCGCAGGAGATGTTCATGGGCATCGCGCTGCACCTGGCGCTCCGCGAGAAGGCGGACGTCCGCATGGGGTGGGTCCGGCGCTTCTATGACATGCTGAGCCGTCTTGAGGTCACCATGGCAACGCCGACCCTCTCCAACGCGCGCAAGCCCCACCACCAGCTTTCCAGCTGCTTCATCGACACCGTGCCCGACAGCCTTGAGGGCATCTACCGCAGCGTGGACAACTTTGCCCAGGTGTCCAAGTACGGCGGCGGCATGGGCATGTACCTTGGCAAGGTGCGCGCCAAGGGCGGCAGCATCCGCGGCTTTAGGGGCGCGGCCGGCGGCGTCGTGCGCTGGATACGCGTGATAAACGACACGGCCGTCGCCGTGGACCAGCTGGGCGTGCGCGCGGGCGCCGTCGCGGTGTACCTGGACGCGTGGCACCGCGACCTGCCCGAGTTCCTGCAGCTGCGCACCAACAACGGCGACGACCGCATGAAGGCGCACGACGTGTTTCCCGCGGTGTGCTACCCGGACCTCTTCTGGCGCATGGCGCAGGAGGACCTTGACCAGCCGTGGCACCTCATGTGCCCGCACGACATCCTGGTGGCGCGCGGATATGCGCTGGAGGACTACTTTGGAGATGAGTGGGAGCGCCGCTACCTGGAGTGCGTGGCCGACCCGCGCATACCCAAGCGCACCGTCACGGTAAAGGACATCGTGCGCCTGGTGCTGCGCAGCGCCGTCGAGACGGGCACGCCGTTCGCGTTCATGCGCGACGCCGTGAACCGCGCGAACCCCAACCCGCACGCCGGCATGATCTACTGCTCCAACCTCTGCACCGAGATCGCCCAGAACACGAGCGAGATCCAGAGCGTGAGCCAGGAGGTCGTGACGGAAGGCGGCGACACCGTGATCGTCACGACCACGCGCCCCGGCGACTTCGTGGTGTGCAACCTCGCGAGCCTCTCGCTCGGGCGGCTTCCGGTGGAGGACGACGCGTACCTGGCGCGCACCGTGCGGACGGCCGTGCGCGCGCTCGACAACGTGATCGACCTCAACTTCTACGCGCTGCCGTACGCGAAGGTCACGAACCGCCGCTACCGCTCCATCGGCCTTGGCGTATCCGGCTACCACCACATGCTCGCGAAGCGCGGCATCGGCTGGGAGACGCAGGCGCACCTCGACTTTGCGGACGACGTGTTCGAGCGCATAAACCGCCATGCCATCGAGGCGTCGTGCGAGCTCGCGCGCGAGCGTGGCGCATACGAGAAGTTCGAGGGCTCGGACTGGCAGACGGGTGCCTACTTCGGCAAGCGCGGCTACACGTCCCCGGCGTGGCGCGAGCTCGCCGCGCGCGTGGCAAAGCACGGCCTGCGCAACGCCTACCTCCTCGCCATCGCCCCCACGAGCTCCACCTCCATCATCGCGGGCACCACGGCCGGCCTCGACCCCGTTATGCGCAAGTTCTTCCTGGAAGAGAAGAAGGGCGCCATGCTACCGCGCGTCGCGCCGGAGCTCTCGCCCGCGACGTGGTGGTACTACAAGCCCGCGCACTACATCGACCAGACGTGGAGCATGCGCGCGGCCGGCGTGCGCCAGCGCCACATAGACCAGGCCCAGTCCGTGAACCTCTACATCACGAACGAGTACACCATGCGCCAGGTGCTGGGCCTCTACCTCGAGGCATGGCGCGACGGCGTGAAGACCATCTACTACGTCCGCAGCAAGTCGCTCGAGGTGGACGAGTGCGAGAGCTGCTCAAGCTAG
- a CDS encoding ribonucleotide-diphosphate reductase subunit beta: MQHTDATPLSPKALFNPDGDTDVRQRRLIGGNTTNLNDFNNVKYAWTTDWYRQAMNNFWIPEEINLSQDAKDYPNLTPAERTAYDKILSFLVFLDSLQTANLPNVGEFITANEVNLCLHIQTFQECVHSQSYSYMLDTICSPEQRNDILYQWRTDERLLARNTFIGNLYNEFQRRRDAPALLRVMMANFILEGVYFYSGFMFFYNLARNGKMPGSAQEIRYINRDENTHLWLFRNMILELQKEEPGLFAPEAIEDLRQMLMEGVRQEVAWGTYVIGDDICGLTSKQVSDYIHYLGNLRWSSLGFGTLWPEHTQEPPDMAWVSQYSDANMVKTDFFEARSTAYAKSTALVDDL; this comes from the coding sequence ATGCAGCACACAGATGCCACGCCCCTCTCGCCCAAGGCGCTCTTCAACCCCGATGGCGACACGGACGTGCGCCAGCGGCGCCTCATAGGCGGCAACACCACCAACCTGAACGACTTCAACAACGTGAAGTACGCCTGGACCACGGACTGGTACCGCCAGGCCATGAACAACTTCTGGATCCCGGAGGAGATCAACCTCTCGCAGGACGCGAAGGACTACCCCAACCTCACGCCCGCGGAGCGCACCGCGTACGACAAGATCCTCTCGTTTCTGGTGTTTCTGGACTCGCTGCAGACGGCGAACCTGCCGAACGTGGGCGAGTTCATCACCGCGAACGAGGTGAACCTGTGCCTGCACATCCAGACGTTCCAGGAGTGCGTGCACTCGCAGAGCTACTCGTACATGCTGGACACCATCTGCAGCCCCGAGCAGCGAAACGACATCCTGTACCAGTGGCGCACCGACGAGCGCCTTCTGGCGAGAAACACGTTCATCGGGAACCTCTACAACGAGTTCCAGCGGCGGCGCGACGCACCCGCGCTGCTTCGCGTGATGATGGCGAACTTCATCCTGGAGGGCGTGTACTTCTACTCTGGCTTCATGTTCTTCTATAATCTCGCGCGCAACGGCAAGATGCCCGGCAGCGCGCAGGAAATCCGCTACATCAACCGCGACGAGAACACCCACCTGTGGCTGTTCCGCAACATGATCTTGGAGCTGCAGAAGGAGGAGCCGGGGCTGTTTGCGCCCGAGGCCATCGAGGACCTGCGGCAGATGCTCATGGAGGGCGTGCGCCAGGAGGTGGCCTGGGGCACGTACGTGATTGGCGACGACATCTGCGGCCTCACGAGCAAGCAGGTAAGCGACTACATCCACTACCTGGGAAACCTGCGCTGGAGCTCCCTGGGCTTCGGCACGCTGTGGCCGGAGCACACGCAGGAGCCGCCGGACATGGCGTGGGTTTCGCAGTACAGCGACGCGAACATGGTGAAGACGGACTTCTTCGAGGCGCGCTCGACCGCGTACGCAAAGTCGACCGCGCTGGTGGACGACCTGTAG